The Juglans microcarpa x Juglans regia isolate MS1-56 chromosome 2D, Jm3101_v1.0, whole genome shotgun sequence DNA window CTTTCTTCAGCTAGGTTTTCCTTGCTgatttggaagattttgatatGTTTGTATGATTGTTTAACAGCTTGCTTTCAAGTCTAACTGTTAttgatccttttatttattctctTGGATCTTCTGCTATTGTTGAGCGAATTGTGTTTCAGCAATCATTTATTCCTAACAAGTGCAGTTCTCTTGTTACTTTCTTCAGACTAAAGCAGAGATGGAAGGATTAGTTGGAAGCTCATGTCAGAGTCATCATCTTAGCCCTGGATCTGTTCTTGAAGTTTCATTCTCTTCTAGTAGTCTGGATGAAAGCCCAggtaaaagaaaagacaaaagaaagtCAAATTACATTCTAGAGAACGTTGAacaaatatctttttaaatctGCTTCAGGTTGACTGATTTCTGGAATAAATTGTTAAAATGCATCCTTTTCTTTCCTATAAATATGGTTTCAATTTCTTCCTGTTTCATTTTCTGTCTCCAATCGTTGCAGTTCCAGGGCATAGGTTGTGCCCCAACTCCATGGATTATTCCTATAATCAGTTACAACCACTGGAATTCGATGCTGATCTTTTGGATTCCGCAACCTCATCTGATAAAGAAAGGACAGATTGTGAGATGGTCGCTGATTTTGTCAGAAATGTCGCCAAAGTATTGGATACCATGAATCTTACTGGGGCTGGGCTGATGGGAATTAAGGTCTCTCAAGCAAAGGAGGTAATCTTGAATTCTGAACTCTTATTTGGAGGTGCAACCCCACATACCTTAGACGGAATGAAAGGCTTTCTTGTTAGTCCCCATCTCCTTGATGAACTTGAATCTTTTGCTCGTGCTGCGTGGACAAATTACATTGGCTTTATTGGTTTGGAGGATACCAAAGAGGGAAATCACCTTCGGAGACTTCTTTTTGACATGGTCATAGAATGTTTAGACTCAAAATATGGTCGATACTGCAATTCTGGATTCAAGACATGGTCTAGATTGCCATTATGCATGAGTAGGGATAAGTTGGTTTTAGATGTTGCAGAGGAGGTTAGGAGGTGGACTGATTTGGTTGGGATGATCCCAGACGAGATAATAGAATGGGAGATGGGTCATTCCTTAGGGAAATGGACGGATTTTCATATGGAAGTATTTGAGACTGGTGCTGAAATCGATGGGGACATACTTCAGTTTTTGGTTGAGGAAATTGTGATGGACCTGTTGGATGACAGTTCAGGTCCCTTCTGAATTTCGTATGGGCCCTACTATTTTTTGAGTTCTTTTCCATTGGGGTAATGTGACTCACCAGAACTTCTATATGTTAATTGAAGCAAGAGTTTGTTAATTGTTGTACAAATTAATCAATGACATTTATTGAAAGTGCCTACTGGATTGAAGATTAGCACTGTACATGCCTTCTTGAATCTAACTTATCTTGAAAATAGCCACGCAGTctgtaatggtttttttttttttcgtcagTGGTAATAAAGTATTATGAGGTGAAAATCCCCTCTATGTCAAGAAGCATGCTTGTCTGGATTATTGGCTGTTTGTACTTATTGTCTGACCGTGATTTGTTGTTCGGTCAAAAGGATCTCTTTTGTTGTTCAGTCATGGTTACTTTTGCAATGATTAACCAGGTTTCACTGGTCTGCTATCTTCAAAAAATTCACAATGTTTAGGATCTTCTTCCTGACTAGGTACTgagaaaaaaaacacaggcgATAAATCCCATTACGCAAGAACAGAAGTCCGTGGGACATCCTTTAGTATATTACAATCATGATCTCAGTCACATCTGGAGGTTTGCACTCTTATGAAGCAACAGAgcgaaaaaatagaaataaattcatcTTCAGCCTCTCGAGAAAGCAATGGAAGATTACTCTAAAAAGCTCTCGGTGAAACAAACccaatttaacaaaataaaggaaggaaagaaaaaatgacgtatcctatataaaaattaaaacctcCACCAGCACCGGATTCAAAACTGTCTGTACCCCAAAACAGTCTTAGCCACCCCTCTACTGCTCCTCCCTCTCCTGTTTTCTCCATTAATGGCATTCGCGGCGGTCGAGGACAGCCCCTTCAATTCCTCAACACTTGCATAGCTCTTCCTTGCCATTAATCCACCAGCACCACCACCCCTCTTTTCCCCTGCACTTGCCGACTTACTCCCTCTCGAGTTCGACAAGACGCCGTTTACTTTGGACCAGTTCTTTGATGGTGGCGTCATCTCGAGCACTGACGGAAGTGTCGTCACTGGCTTCCGGTTCTCTTTCCGTAATGCCGCTGAGAAATCCGGTACTGACTGCGCAAGAATGGACGAGGACCCTTTAGGCCTAGAGACCAAATTCGCTTGAAATTTGACCTGTTTCTTCGGAGGGGTTAGCTTTGGCTCAAACTGTTCCGGTTCTTGTTGCTTTCTTTGATTCATTCTTAGCTTTGCCTCTCTCAGCTCAGCATATGCTCGATATCTGGGGCCTCTCTCCATGATAAAGCCCTCCGTGATGAGCCACAGAGGAACGGGTTGATTGGAGCTTGAGTTCTGAGAGCGGATGAGTGATATGGGGTCGAGGGCTTGGAAGAGAGATTGGAGCATTGGATTTTGTTGGTGGGTTTGAGGCAGGGAGCCGTTGGTCTCTGCCATTGTTGATGAATTTGAGGTTTATCGATTGATTCATAGCTTTTGTAGTTTCTTCGAGCTTCGGTACTTTTTccaattaaaaatttgattttgcaACGGTCTAATAGACCCAGTAAAgagcaaggagagagagaagtccGCTGACCACAACGTTATAATTGAGGCTATTTTCGAAATAAGAAAGGTCCGAATCACATTGGATTCCATGGCAGGCGTCTGATATATCGGATATTCATGATGGATGTCTAAGATCCATCCAACTTTATAGGATCCACTAGGAATAGGATTCTTCCTGTTTTGGGCGTTTTGGGCATTTTGCAAGGGAGGAAGCATCTACAGAACCTTCATGGGAGGGGCATATGTTCATGTTGAGCAGAGCATTGCCTCCTACCTAGAAAACATTGAGGTCTTGTTTTAAGGACATTTTTGTCGCTAAACAAAGTCGGCGAGCAAATCCGATGTGCACGTCTTTTGGCGCAGTGGACTGCAACAAACAATTTGATTGGCTGCATACCTATTAAATACAacagtattaatatatatattaatacataaaacataataaaaatcctTATTAAATTATCTCgatatttattaaactttcacGGTAGAAAATATCCACCTAACTCTAGTTTAGCCTCTTGAATATACTGGACTGTAAAAAGTACCATTATATTTCCCTTCTATGTATGTTTTCTTGctgagaaatataaaaataaaaaagtcgtATAAAAGAATGAATGGGTCCAAACTACACTCTGAACAATTCAGCAAGCATATGCAAGGAATGATGTACATAGAATAGTAACCAAAGAATATACATAGAACTAGAGAAAAGGAGGGTAGGTTAGGTGGAAAAGGGGGTTTGAATTAAACGTGCAATGTTATAACAAAATTGGTACACATCTCTTTGGTCCGTAGTGTGAGGAAGATAACAAGAAGCTTCATCTTTTGGCTCAAACATGAGAGAGAAGCACCCGACTGAACAAGCATGTGATGGTATGGACGGGTAGATACCTCTCTTCAATCACCTTCACCTGTCAGATCATACTTTGTGATACTTATATTTCTATCTCCAACTTAAACCTATTGATGCTTTAACACTACTTTGCCTTCTCATTTATACCGCTACACTTGACcgcttgataattttttttttatttagttattaaagaagtgattttaagtatattggtatattttttttattttttaaaaatatttaaatgtattaaaaaatgtgaaaacgaaaaaagaaaaaaaattttttacgTTGGCCGTACCACCCAGCGGTCAACATGGAGcagcatagtagccgcacccttGGCTAAATCCATAAAGTACTAAATCCATAAAGTACTGAGTACTCGCTCTTGGTAGCCTCCACTCCTTATTCCGGTACTGCATCAATCTGTCCACAAACAGCTACCActagttaaatttatttgctAATGCtaacacaagaaaaaaattcatagaCATATACACCAAGACACGACTGTGCTACTCTGCGGTCTGCATGTGCCAGCTCTATACCAATAGAATCTTTACAAGTTCAATTCGATCTACTAAACTCCTAGAGAAGAAAAGCTTTCAAGTCCATGGTTCCAGAGATTTTTAATATGGATCACAATATGTGATACAATCCGTGAACCAAACACGAACATGATACAAGATTAGtagatttgaatttgatgttaacgagttcgggtcaaaacggattgacccgtTATGACATGATTTATAAACGGCTCAATAACAAATCAACTCACTTAACCCGAAATCAGCTAGTTGAGagttatttcaaaattacaattttattattgttgagctgtaatattgatatttctcagtatgcttatgtttttattattgagattataattttagacctatTGGTTATTGTAAAGTTTgcaatattagttttattatatattaaaatttgaaaaatattgatattttttgttagtaggtagttttatttttttaagatattgtgtctactaataaatatagattttaactttgatATGAAATTATGCTAATAATGTCAACTGGGTTATGTGTAATAGTTCAACCAATTTACATAAAACGGATTTAAATGAGTCATGTCgtgttgatttatttttagttaattattaaacgggtcaaaacaggtgacacgacacgacccattGTCTAAATGGGTTAAGTTggaatttgaaagtttgacacatTCAGCTTAACAGGTCGGATTTGGATTGATTTATTTAATCGAATATTCATAatttgacacgacacgaacacgacctgAAAACACGATTTACCACCCCTACTCTTTAATGCCGGTAAACATGAAAAATCTTGAATTTTGAATCAAGATATGTAAATCTTTTCAAATTAAGGAAATACTTTTGAGATTTGCAGGTGATAGTACTTAAGGGACCAACCTATATATGCACAATCGAGTCTATATTATATACACGTGTGTGTGCACGCGCTTTCTTAGAGATATGTTGTTCCCAAATTATTTCCAATCAATATGACATTTTCACTGTTCTCATGCTTGGTGTATGCTTGTTTCAAGTTATTGAGGGATAGCAATTACGCCCATCACTAAATAACTCATTGATCCTTTCCTTTCTTCCACTGGAATGAATGGGCCAAGCCTTGGTTTCTGTTTGTTAAATTGAGATAGCATTAGAGGAAATTAAGCATCCTTTCATTTTCACTGTTCTCATGCTTGGTGAAATTACTTGGGAACTTGAAGAATATTCcatcttcaactttttaattaagCACAATCGTTGGCCGGAATGCCCAAATCATGATACGTATTCGCAATTGCTTTGCACAAAAGGCAGTGTCATTACCCCTCACATCCATCCCAAAATTGAACCTGGCCGGACTCCCCCCACCACATTGTATGTACGAACTAATCGGGGATGAAAACACAGATAAATGTGAGAGACTTTATCGTGGAAGTTAGGTCCGATCAACTTTCGAAGCAACGTCGAGCAGAAAAAGACAAGCAAAATTGGAACGTACGAGAATCAATTTGCTAGCCAACTCTAGCATTGTTTTCATGTGTcgaaattatgattttatcaaAACAAGTAGAAGGAAAAGTAGTTAAAGTCATACTTGAACTCCAGACGACAATGCAGATGGTAATTTCTGCCCAACCTCATGAATTTTGTGACAACATAAATTAGCATGTATCGTCTTGTGTagtttctaataaaaatagacaAGCATCGATTTCAGAGAGCAAAATGAAAGTGGTAAATAAATTccctttttttgttcttttctgcGTAGAATGTACATGAAATAGCTTCACTCTTGTAAGTTGGAAAATTGAAAACTCACATGACCAGCTCTCCTAACCTCATAAATTTCCCTTCCAGAACTAAGGTGTGCTCGGCTCAAACCCAAATCATGGTCCAGTAGGCCCAAGACCGAGTTGCAAATTCAGGCCCAAACTCTTATCAAAGTGCGAACCTCCACCATCTCTGGCGAACCCACTCAGCCCAGGCACAAGTCCGGCATGGTTGCCGACGCCATGAGAGAAAACTGCCATCATGGATTCCTCAACTTCTCCGGCATAGAAACGCCTTCCAGGCACCGAGGTCGCCCCAGAATGATACACGCCACCGCTTGGCAGGG harbors:
- the LOC121249831 gene encoding uncharacterized protein LOC121249831: MAETNGSLPQTHQQNPMLQSLFQALDPISLIRSQNSSSNQPVPLWLITEGFIMERGPRYRAYAELREAKLRMNQRKQQEPEQFEPKLTPPKKQVKFQANLVSRPKGSSSILAQSVPDFSAALRKENRKPVTTLPSVLEMTPPSKNWSKVNGVLSNSRGSKSASAGEKRGGGAGGLMARKSYASVEELKGLSSTAANAINGENRRGRSSRGVAKTVLGYRQF